Below is a genomic region from Cloeon dipterum chromosome 2, ieCloDipt1.1, whole genome shotgun sequence.
TTGATGACGGTGGCTTCCGTTGCAATAGCAAACTATGGATTTTCGACTTGTCCAACAACGATCATACCATTCTCATTcaccattttcatttttgctatgACATGCACAACTTGGTTCTTGACGAAACGCCAAACGGATATTTCGCCTACATCGCGCGGTGGGGGGAACCGCACATTGTCGTATTTAGTTTGGAAAGAGAAGATTCTTCGATTTTGTACACGCCAGGAATGAACGTTTTTTCCATTGCCCTGTCCCCTAAGGAGGAAGCGAGACAACTGTACCTCAGCAAATACAACTCCACTGAACTATATTCAATTCCAATTCCCGAAAATCCGCACGAAACTCAAACTGTAATTCCGAAACTAACCAGAAATTGGAAAGCGAGACCATTCATAACTCTGATGGACAGCCATGGAACCATGTATGCCGCCTTTTTGTGGGAGAATTACATAATATCTTGGAACACAGACCAGCCGTATCAGGAGCAACATTTTTATGAGGTATgttaccaaaatttaattacattgatttttgtaattggtcaacattttaaatcttcCAA
It encodes:
- the LOC135937385 gene encoding protein yellow-like, with product MDLFCLAMILLRLSLVTSVNFTQVFEWPDGLDYEWPSEAKRTRALKYGTSDPEKIVPLFMAVFGTRIFLSLEKYNVGIPVTLVSLPTSSKSSAPPKLTPFPSWDIHKKYGDCNNIDRATGLEVDSVGRLWVLDDGGFRCNSKLWIFDLSNNDHTILIHHFHFCYDMHNLVLDETPNGYFAYIARWGEPHIVVFSLEREDSSILYTPGMNVFSIALSPKEEARQLYLSKYNSTELYSIPIPENPHETQTVIPKLTRNWKARPFITLMDSHGTIPAVSGATFL